The Solanum pennellii chromosome 11, SPENNV200 sequence CCCTAGCCAAATACGACAAAGTGATGAATAAGATAATTCAGGGGTGACGCTCCCAACATGATTTTCTCCATAACCAGAACTCGAACCTTAAATCTCTaattaatgatttaaaaaaaaacttttattagaaaatttagtgaaactattttagaaaaaaaataatttttaaaacaataagtgaattttacttatttattagtatttagcaggtaagtaaaataaaatttattatatcaaaaatatttttatacaatcaaacaaaaattacaataaacaTAATGGAACGGTCATCAAATGAAAGTTGGACATGTTATTCCGGAAATAAACAATGAACATAAAATATTACATTTGAAACTTATTTGTCTTGTTCCGTtagaaatatcatattttaattaactaaatatgagaaaatttaaaaaaaaaaaaattatcccacATTAATCTCATTCTAAATTATCCGTGTTATACCAAACACGTTCTTCTTTACCCTacatatatcataattcattaaacataaattatttaaaagaaataaatattgctaatataaaattaaatctaATTCTTTGTTATTcattacactaaaataaaatataaaaaaaaaaaaatctacagtaattttttttgtaaacagTACTCACACTAGACAGTGGTTGGTTGCAGTAATGTATTGTGATTCGGTAACTGAATCTGTTGGATCTGTAAACTTTTCAATGCACTACCACCAGATCTTCTCTTCCATAAACCGCCGTCCGTCGCCGGTACCGGATTCACCTTTTTCACCACCGGCAACGGCGGATCTAATTCATTAACATTCACTTCAACGATAACTTTATTTCTATCAGATTTCCGATCTCCGGGAGTGAAATTCTTACCGGAGAATAACTTCTTCAGCTTCATGTACTTTACTTTAGAATTTACAGGTCTAGTTATGGCGGTAGATGAAGTAGATTTGTACGGCGTCGGAAATCCAGTTACTCTGTTGTTTCGTTTGACTTGACCTATACAGCTTACTTTTGGGGAAGTAGGTTCTGTGTGAGTTGAAGAATTTGCGGAAGAAGGAGGTTTTGAGTTTTGTAATTTTACGTCTTTGATTGAAAGTTTACAAAGCATTGGTAAGAAGAAAGCAGTGCTTCCATGGCGGATATGGTGATAcagttgttgatgatgatgttgattgtatccatttttcatattattgagttgtttttttttgttcaattttttgtttttgaatttctGGTAATGAGAGAGATTTTGGGTGAAGAACTGAAGGGATGGTAATGGAGatttggagaagaagaagaaatggcTGAATTAAtactactattattttattttatttttattttattgaattgaattaaattaaattatttgttttgtttcatTTATGAGTCAAACCTCTTGACACAGGTCTcgaagtaattttttttattttttttacttttaagggcatataaaatttaaatatagcaAGTGAAAGTAAATGAAGGGAATGATTTATTTTTCTGGTGAAagtttatgaaatattatataaatatataattattttattatattttctaaaaaagtattttaaaaaattataaaaatttctatACTTTACGCAATATATCAGTCAATATATAACTTTACATGGATATATCCACGATATATCGGTTGGATACATCACTTCACGATGTATCAAGAATTTACTCTACATTGATTTATTAGTCTAAAACATCACATTACGTGATGTGTCTAAAATTGAGATACAATATATCAGGACGTTGAGAGATATATTTAGATTtcacgaaatttaagaaatttttgtaatttaaaaaagaacagaaataagatttaattagattttaacATTATTCGAAATTTGTGTAAAACCTACTTCTTGGATTGTAAATTTGTATTCTAAATTTTTCTCCATTTAGTTTTATTTCgattttaaaataagtgtttGACTATGTTTATTGAGAAAacagaaaagaaaattattttaactaaaaattaaaatatatctgataattaaatatattagacttgttttgaattataaataattaaatttaaagtgaaaatatttttattattttttaaaaagaatgaaaatagtAAAATCAATAAATCATGAATTTACATTCGGACGGCTCCCTTTTATTGGAGTGGGTGGAAAAAATTGTGCAGCTTAAACGTATTTTTGcttttttaataatttcacaaaattgaACGTGTCAATTTCCAATATTAATCTATAAATATTTTAGTTCGACATTTGAAGTTAAGTACTAACAATTCGATTTGACTTATATTCAtcgataatttaattaaatatttattataatttattttcttattaaaaaatcGGTCCCCTTAATTTTGAGGTACTTTGTATTTTATGGCTGAATAATCACCTTTTTAAAGTGATATTACCCGTATATATANcttgaaatgaaaatgaaaacccatatatatatatatatatatatatatatataatggggAAAATACAAGCAAATAGCTTTCTAATACAACAAAAtccttataaataaataaataaataaatatatatatatatatagatttttctTACGCTACTTAAGAAAGTTTTAAGAAACAAATTTTTATacagatatatttttttatgagaaGAAGACTTTTCCTAATAgtcatattatttttcaaaaaaggtatatttatttaatttaagatcTCTATATATCACAAAATATCCAACAACTTACTCTACCGAATATCTAACGTTATTTGGTTTTTAAATGACTTGATCATAACATGAACTATTTATAACAACGATAGTAAATTATATTAATGTCAACGATAAATTTAGTATAGTCTCACGAATAAAGTGTAGGATGAGAGGAGAGTTATTGATGTCAAAaacatctattttattattggCAAAATTTGGTACcaagaatttcaaatttttaataaataattgttaAACTTGAAGAGTTCTTTTTTGACACTATCTTGAAGACTATATGAAAATGAACATGTTTTCAAGACTTTGTTGAAACATATTTTTTAGAAGTCATATATTGTTGCTAATATAATGTCTCTATTATATTGCAAgtcaaaaaaaaagtattttccaCTCTTATTTCACTTGGAATCTTCTGCATGTCCATTTCATACAAATTAACAAAATACTCCTCCATTTTCTATACGTGTTTATTATttccaatatatatttttgcataccaaagttaaaaaaaaacataatattttatcttatcatAATTACTTATTCTTCAAAATATGTCACAAGAActaaaagaaatttcataagtGGATCTGAAAAGAACAGAGTGtgtatattttatcattatattgTGAAGATAGATAGGTTGATTCTGAAAGACACTCTACTCAATTGCACCAAATTCATAtctataaaaagaagaaaacaataaagaaaacataacaactaAAAAAAGAAGCAGTGAAAAACCAATAAGAAAtgaacataaacaacaaaatagtgTAATAACATAAACACAATAAACAAATGATGACAAATACCAATAGTTAGGACTAAAAAATATGGATATTACAACGACAAACACCACAAACTTGAATCCTCAAAAGTAACACCATACTTCACTTTCTACtagaataaatatgaatattattattaaaaacttatattaactattatttcacacaaaattcatatattaataaGTAGGCGTTTGGCCCTGCCATACCATATCACGATATGGTATAGTGAGATGGACTCAGCGTTTGGACATGCATATTCACGCTGATTCATctcatgattccatatcatgagataTGATTCCATATTCTCCAAAAAGCATGATATGGAATTTTTATGGTAATTCCgtatcatgatttgagatattttaatacaaaaattgatccacaagtttatattttgttaaaacaatcCCATATATATATCTACTACCATTgatttcatatgtaaataaaatttataatcacattattatttttaaaaattgattattctCACAGgcataaatttattattctcaccaacATATAGTCACTTTAACTCACACCAACCTATTGTtaaagtgatgaaatatttatggtctataatcataaaaatatagttGCGGGATGATATTGACCAACAAATGACTCAAAGTAACATTGTTGGTTCGTCATCTCAGACACATGATCGAGAAAGTCAAGTTCAACTTGAGGAAATTGTTCGTACCATGTGGAAGgattatattaaaaactagTATACTACATTTATGttaattcttttaattaaattaaagctagatgaaacaattacttaagtggAGAATAAATatctttgtaataatttattatgcgattttatagttttttatttgataagattgaataaacaattggagctattttaataattttacaacttatgagattattatgtttatgagaaaaatatacagcacaaaaatttcatatctcATGTtcaaataaaactttaatttcatCTTATAATTTCACATTGCATGATCAAACGGatcctaaataaaaataaatggagGAGCGAGACAAACAAAGAATACATGatatagaatttattttttaaaaataaaattatgtttgcTTTATTAAACTGTTCCATTGGAAATTGAGTGAATTAAAGTAGGACCATGTTTGCATGCATAGAAGCtacttatgtttgttttttttcccctttatagaaaataaaagcaGAAGCCATTTAACAGAACTTTTATGAGTAAAAGAGAAAAAGTGACCCTTTTTTAATGTGGATAAAGttaacaagtaaaaatgatTTTGTCTCCATGAACTTAAAGTaccatttttattaaattgataCTCCAAGTACACTTTTTGAGTGAGCTAGGTGTTGGCAAAGCAGTACAAATTGAATTTCTTTAGTCAAAAAATtacattacaaataaaaataatttaaaaagttatttcatatatatattgtagAATCTATTGACATAAAAGAATATAATAGTGTGGTTCCAAAGGaggtttaaaaataagtttaaattcACTAATTTgcagtaaaaataaaagagtggCTTTGTCAAGCAAGACAAGTTATAGtacaaacaaaatatttttacttgtaAATATAAGGAAAATGTATCATTTTTGCAATagtacatatttttttcatttctttaaatgtaaTAAGTAAAATACAAAGCAAGGAAATTAGATTGtataaattacttttaaaataattaggacAAAGACAAAAAGAACTTTAGGGAAAAATAGTATTTCAATAATTAATACTCCTTCCGTTCTATATTAGTTGATCatcttattaaaaatagttatctGCTTTtactaaatcaagaaaatattaaataactttttttatttattattttattataatttgttgATGATCAACTAATATGGAACGGAATAGTAATAATAATCAATATACTATTCAGCATGTCAGTATTCCACCAGATTTAGGCCAAATTTGTTGTAGTGTTAATTTGCTTGGAAATATAGGGACAAAATGTAAGTCTAGAACtgctttttttatattatatatatcaagATTGGCGTGCATGTGTGCGTACAGATGATAAAGAAAAGACTTATTTTGAAAGTAAAGAAATAAGTGAAGGAAATCATGTCAAATAATTTTTACTAGGCAGGCCTTCCCATTTTATTGGGCCATTCTTATTACTTATCACAAATTAAAATGTTCATTCTGacattataaaattgaaatgtgaattgtgagTTTGTGacattgtaaaaataaaaatgtatgtaaaattacctaaatatatattttattttattattctctttaaaattttcttatcattaaaaaaaagttcaaaaatttcCTCTCAAATATATTACtgctttctcacttatacattTATATCTCCGTCTCAAATACCCTCTCGCTGACATATCCCTTCCCTCACAAAACCATTCCCTCTCTAATTTATATCCTCACATGTGCATCTGAATGTCCTACCCCCTTTGAAATGTCTGCTAATGTGTCGAAAAATCTAGTGATATATCCGAATTTCGTAAACTTTAAGGGATTcttgtaatttaaaaaatagtaaaaaaataatgaaattaactCTTTACACAGtatgatttatataaattatacataattgtattatatgatttttctttgattGTGACACTCATGTAATAACCTTCCAGGTGTTTAATAAGTATTTGGACATATATTTGTTTGAAACTTAAAACATTGTATTTTAGATATGCAGTTCACATATTCTGCAAGTGGAGAAAGATTTCTCACTTGAAAGATTCACCTTTAAGAACAATTCAAACAAGGATTAAAAATTATGGACAAACACAGCCTTACGTTAGATCTCCTCTGTTCAAAGAAATTACTCCAATAATTAGCTTTAAGATTTACAAATGGTGGGGCTACATTCCTGGATCCAACAGCTGGATCGACAAGTCATCTCCTagccttctttttcttgttttgttagACTCTTTCACTCCGATATTTCATGCCCTAAAGTAAAGGGTGATAGAgagggcaaaagaaagaaaattgtttGCCCGAAGGAAGAAGGAAGAGAGTCTTTTCTTTGCTGACCTTTTCATCGAGAGATGTAGCCGTTACCTCAATACCTTCTTGCCCATCTTACTCTTTGTCAAAGAAAGGTGTCAACAGTGCTATCATTAACATCTGGGGAATTAAGAGATAAGCTTGAATAAAAATGGCCAGAAAATCAATGCAAGAAGTTGCTGCAGAACCATATAACAGCAATAGTGGACGCCCCCGTTTTACTGAACTTTTCATAGCTGTTAGAAAAGAAGCTCAATGCCACAGGAGCAATGTTAAAGGACAGCAAACCAAAATGACCCAAAACACGCTACGAATGATTGCAGTAAACCCAAAATCAGGGGCATTAAGTAACTTGATGGATTGAAACCGCTTATTACCCCCTAAAGACTTTTCACACAAGCAGACTGGCTACCTCATCATTTGCAAATACAATATCACCACGATGATTGTGGAGTCTCTAAAAGATAATAACTTTATTCTGTGAACCACAGGACAACACAAATAAATGGCCAGTGAGAATAAATGAAGGCCTCAAATCGCCTGCCCAATCAAAATGAAAAGCAACAAGCAGAACTGAAAGAGATTGCCTCTACAAGAACATGTCATTGCACGCTAGCCCTTCTATGGGGTTTCAAAGTTCATAATCTGTATTCTGATTTGAACAGAACTACTATCGTCATAGTTGTACATGCCTTTATAAAGTAAGATCAGATTCTCTAAATCTAACATCTTGGATCTACACCTACTGCTAAAGATCAGTGGGCATCCCAAGCAgctaattttctttatatacaAAGAACATCAAATAATACATACATACTCAGTTTTGCTCCTTGTACGGAGTCCATA is a genomic window containing:
- the LOC107004115 gene encoding uncharacterized protein At1g76070, with the protein product MKNGYNQHHHQQLYHHIRHGSTAFFLPMLCKLSIKDVKLQNSKPPSSANSSTHTEPTSPKVSCIGQVKRNNRVTGFPTPYKSTSSTAITRPVNSKVKYMKLKKLFSGKNFTPGDRKSDRNKVIVEVNVNELDPPLPVVKKVNPVPATDGGLWKRRSGGSALKSLQIQQIQLPNHNTLLQPTTV